The Halanaerobium praevalens DSM 2228 genome contains a region encoding:
- a CDS encoding AAA family ATPase — protein MKDITVSKANFEEIIKDDFIYVDKTKFLYQIVNSKEPYFFLSRPRRFGKTLFVDTMEKFYQGKKELFNDLYISNQDLNWDKYPIIRLDFNEIISQTTEQLKIVLGEKIADYANEYNLDLTSTYVPTRFNKLIKKIFKKTNKKVVLLIDEYDKPILSHLSGIESSKNKIEIALENQEFLKLFYDNLKPLEPYLEKVFITGVTKFSKLSIFSTLNNLIELDQKVKFAEIMGYTEEELDKYFKPYFAKLAEKKNLSIPECRKKFKQMYNGFRFTEKDSKVYNPFSVGNALVNLDFDNYWFESGTPTFLIDLIKSHNFDISSLESVVIGKNEIKAYDIENLEIVPLLFQTGYLTIKGIKSKELYKMGYPNQEVENGFTLNLAKSFSQNKITVPVVHRIKKALINKNLEEFIEQIKSIFASLININIPKSLQNREAYYNSLFYLITTLLTDNNLNVYSEVLSSEGRIDCTIATETDIYIIEFKANQDAEKALQQIKDKNYAEKFKIKDKKLVLISINFDTKKRNIQDIKIEEID, from the coding sequence ATGAAGGATATTACTGTTTCAAAAGCAAATTTTGAAGAAATTATCAAAGATGATTTTATTTATGTAGATAAAACCAAATTTTTATATCAAATTGTAAATAGTAAAGAACCATATTTTTTCCTTTCTCGCCCCCGCCGCTTTGGCAAAACCCTTTTTGTTGATACTATGGAAAAATTCTACCAGGGCAAAAAAGAACTTTTTAATGACCTTTATATTTCAAATCAAGATTTAAATTGGGATAAATATCCTATTATTAGATTGGATTTTAATGAAATAATTTCTCAAACTACCGAACAATTAAAAATTGTCTTAGGCGAAAAAATTGCTGATTATGCTAATGAGTATAATCTTGACCTGACCTCAACTTATGTACCAACTAGATTTAATAAATTAATTAAAAAAATCTTTAAAAAAACTAATAAAAAAGTTGTCTTATTAATTGACGAATATGATAAACCAATATTATCTCATTTAAGTGGTATTGAAAGTTCTAAAAATAAAATTGAAATTGCTTTAGAGAATCAAGAATTTTTAAAACTATTTTATGACAATCTTAAACCACTTGAACCCTATCTAGAAAAGGTTTTTATAACAGGAGTAACTAAGTTTAGTAAGCTATCAATATTTTCTACTCTAAATAATCTAATTGAACTTGATCAAAAAGTGAAATTTGCTGAAATAATGGGTTATACAGAAGAAGAATTGGATAAATATTTCAAACCATATTTTGCTAAACTAGCAGAAAAAAAGAATTTAAGTATTCCAGAATGCAGAAAAAAGTTCAAGCAAATGTATAATGGTTTTCGTTTTACAGAAAAAGATAGTAAAGTTTATAACCCTTTTTCAGTTGGCAATGCTTTAGTAAATTTGGATTTTGATAATTACTGGTTTGAAAGTGGTACTCCGACTTTTTTAATTGACTTAATTAAAAGCCATAACTTCGACATCAGCAGTTTAGAAAGTGTAGTAATTGGAAAAAATGAAATTAAGGCTTATGATATTGAAAATCTTGAAATAGTGCCACTACTTTTCCAAACTGGCTATTTAACAATTAAAGGAATTAAAAGTAAAGAGCTATACAAAATGGGATATCCAAATCAAGAAGTAGAAAATGGATTTACTCTAAATTTAGCAAAATCATTTTCTCAAAACAAAATTACAGTTCCGGTTGTACACCGAATAAAAAAAGCATTAATCAATAAAAATCTTGAAGAATTTATTGAACAGATAAAATCTATATTTGCCAGTCTGATAAATATTAATATCCCAAAATCTCTTCAAAATAGAGAAGCTTATTACAACAGTCTTTTTTATCTGATAACTACTCTATTAACAGATAACAATTTAAATGTTTACTCAGAAGTCCTAAGCTCTGAAGGAAGAATAGATTGTACAATTGCAACTGAAACGGATATTTATATTATTGAATTCAAGGCAAATCAGGATGCTGAAAAAGCTCTGCAGCAGATAAAAGATAAAAATTATGCTGAAAAATTTAAAATTAAAGATAAAAAATTAGTTTTGATCAGCATCAATTTTGACACCAAAAAAAGAAATATACAGGATATTAAAATAGAAGAAATAGATTAA
- a CDS encoding polysaccharide biosynthesis protein gives MKNVLIVGAGSAGKHVLKEITNNGHKYDYNVIGFLDADSSKHGNEIDGYEILDHHDNINKYIDEFDINEVIVATTEINHQGLNKIYDNLKTFDKNIEIKVLPTVEELLKGEPFTKQLREVQVEDLLGRESIQINNENINKYINNKKVLVTGAAGSIGSELCRQIVKYNPKELIILDINENDLYFLKLFLERHYEVEINFEIANIREKDKLEFLFKEYKPDLVYHAAAHKHVPLMEKNIEEAVNNNVFGSKNLLEMADKYQVEKFVLISTDKAVNPTNVMGATKRLSEIILENINKNSKTMYMAVRFGNVLGSNGSVVPLFKSLIKEGKDLTVTHEEVTRYFMTIPEAAQLVLEAGYIGQGGEVFVLDMGKPIKIMDLAEKMIELSGLRVGKDIDIKITGLRPGEKLYEELLYDIDSCQKTENDKIYISQIRREDLDLEKGLNELNIYLNNFDRINLKKQLKKLVTTYKEAEYNN, from the coding sequence ATGAAAAATGTTTTAATTGTAGGTGCTGGTAGTGCCGGCAAGCATGTCTTAAAAGAAATAACAAATAACGGACATAAATATGACTATAATGTAATTGGCTTTTTAGATGCAGATTCTTCAAAGCATGGAAATGAAATTGATGGCTATGAAATATTAGATCACCACGATAATATAAATAAATATATTGATGAATTTGATATAAATGAAGTTATTGTTGCAACTACTGAAATTAATCATCAAGGATTAAATAAAATTTATGATAACTTAAAAACTTTTGATAAAAATATTGAAATAAAAGTTCTTCCTACAGTAGAAGAACTCTTAAAAGGTGAACCTTTTACTAAGCAGTTAAGAGAAGTGCAGGTGGAGGATTTACTGGGGAGAGAATCAATACAGATTAACAATGAGAATATTAATAAATACATAAATAATAAAAAAGTATTAGTAACAGGCGCTGCAGGATCTATTGGCAGTGAATTATGCAGGCAGATTGTTAAATATAATCCAAAAGAATTAATAATATTAGATATAAATGAAAATGACTTATATTTTTTAAAATTATTTTTAGAAAGACATTATGAAGTTGAAATTAATTTTGAAATAGCAAATATTAGAGAAAAAGATAAATTAGAGTTTTTGTTTAAAGAATATAAACCTGATTTAGTTTATCATGCAGCAGCTCATAAACATGTTCCATTAATGGAAAAAAACATAGAAGAAGCTGTAAATAATAATGTTTTTGGATCTAAAAATTTGCTAGAGATGGCAGATAAATATCAGGTAGAAAAGTTTGTTTTGATTTCTACAGATAAAGCGGTTAACCCAACTAATGTTATGGGAGCAACGAAACGCTTATCAGAAATTATTTTAGAAAATATAAATAAAAATTCTAAAACTATGTATATGGCAGTTAGATTTGGAAATGTTTTAGGAAGTAATGGTAGTGTTGTACCATTATTTAAATCTTTAATAAAAGAGGGTAAGGATTTAACAGTAACCCATGAAGAAGTAACCCGCTATTTTATGACAATTCCAGAAGCTGCTCAACTTGTTTTGGAAGCTGGCTATATAGGCCAGGGTGGAGAAGTATTTGTACTAGATATGGGCAAACCAATTAAAATCATGGATCTGGCAGAGAAAATGATTGAACTATCCGGTCTGAGAGTAGGCAAAGATATTGACATTAAAATTACGGGCCTTAGACCTGGAGAAAAACTTTATGAAGAACTTTTATATGATATAGATAGCTGTCAGAAAACTGAGAATGATAAAATTTATATCTCTCAGATCAGAAGAGAAGATTTAGATTTAGAAAAAGGATTAAATGAACTGAACATTTATTTAAATAACTTTGACAGAATTAACTTAAAAAAACAACTTAAAAAGTTAGTTACAACATATAAAGAAGCTGAATATAATAACTAG
- a CDS encoding LegC family aminotransferase — translation MNKNLNIPLSVPNLSIDILDNVKECIETGWVSTGGKFITEFEEKVADYVGVDEAVGVQSGTAALHLAFQILGVEAGDEVIVPTVTFIATVNPITYLGAKPVFMDCDDSLNIDLDKLEEFLEKNCEQTEDGLLNKNSGNIIKALTIVNVFGNPIDMERVIEIADEYDLKVVEDAAESLGSFYNVGEYQGKHTGTIGDIGVLSFNANKILTTGGGGMLISNNDEIIEKARFLAVQAKTDPLYYKHDEIGYNYRLTNIAAAFGTEQIDRLEDFIKVKKKNYELYKKEIDKIDGLELLPFNTNTRPNYWFYSVVVNEEEYGIDRDQLLNKLNEVGIQARPLWGLISDQKPYQSCESYKIDKAKYYVDNLINIPCSTNLTEDEVYQVVDMLKEYKV, via the coding sequence ATGAATAAGAATTTGAATATTCCTCTTTCGGTTCCTAACTTATCAATTGATATTTTAGATAATGTTAAAGAATGTATTGAAACTGGATGGGTTTCTACTGGAGGTAAATTTATAACTGAATTTGAAGAAAAAGTAGCAGATTATGTTGGTGTTGATGAAGCTGTTGGAGTTCAAAGTGGCACTGCTGCGTTGCATCTTGCTTTTCAAATTTTAGGAGTAGAAGCTGGTGATGAAGTAATAGTTCCTACAGTTACTTTTATTGCTACTGTTAATCCAATTACATATCTTGGTGCAAAACCAGTTTTTATGGATTGTGATGATAGTTTAAATATTGATTTAGATAAATTAGAAGAGTTTTTAGAGAAAAACTGTGAACAGACTGAAGACGGTTTGTTAAATAAAAACTCGGGTAATATTATTAAAGCTTTAACTATAGTTAATGTTTTTGGAAATCCTATTGATATGGAAAGAGTAATAGAAATAGCGGATGAATATGATTTAAAAGTTGTAGAAGATGCTGCAGAATCTCTTGGATCTTTTTATAATGTAGGTGAGTATCAAGGTAAACATACTGGAACAATTGGTGATATTGGAGTACTTTCTTTTAATGCTAATAAGATATTAACGACTGGTGGCGGAGGTATGCTTATTTCAAATAATGATGAGATTATAGAAAAGGCCAGATTTCTTGCTGTGCAGGCAAAAACTGATCCTTTATATTACAAACATGACGAAATAGGCTATAATTATAGATTAACAAATATTGCAGCTGCTTTTGGTACAGAACAAATAGATCGGCTTGAAGATTTTATAAAAGTTAAAAAGAAAAATTATGAATTATATAAAAAAGAAATAGATAAAATTGATGGGCTAGAACTATTACCTTTCAATACCAACACAAGACCAAATTACTGGTTCTATTCTGTAGTTGTTAATGAAGAGGAATATGGTATTGATAGAGACCAATTATTAAATAAGTTAAATGAAGTTGGTATTCAGGCAAGACCTCTCTGGGGATTAATAAGCGATCAAAAACCATATCAGAGTTGTGAATCATATAAAATTGATAAAGCAAAATATTATGTTGATAATTTAATAAATATTCCTTGCAGCACAAACCTTACTGAAGATGAAGTGTATCAAGTTGTAGATATGTTAAAAGAATATAAAGTTTAA
- a CDS encoding acetyltransferase has product MKKIIIIGAGGHAKVIADIIIKRKKILKENPVIEGFLDDKYTKEEAIYQGIPLIGTIEKINTLKKEDYYFIIAIGNNEIREKIANKYELKYYTAVHPDAILAEGVGIGEGTAIMANAVINSSAKIEAHCIINTSSIIEHDNHIESFVHISPNTVLAGNVKVGRKSWIGMGSSVIQGINIGENVKIGAGSVVLNDIKDNVTAYGIPCRERY; this is encoded by the coding sequence ATGAAAAAGATAATAATTATTGGTGCTGGTGGGCATGCAAAAGTTATTGCAGATATTATTATTAAAAGAAAAAAGATTCTAAAAGAGAATCCAGTGATTGAAGGTTTTTTGGATGATAAATATACTAAAGAAGAAGCTATTTATCAAGGTATTCCTTTAATCGGAACGATAGAAAAGATTAATACCTTAAAAAAAGAAGATTACTATTTTATAATTGCTATTGGGAATAATGAAATACGGGAAAAGATTGCAAACAAATATGAGCTAAAATATTATACTGCTGTTCATCCAGATGCAATATTAGCTGAAGGGGTTGGGATTGGTGAAGGAACAGCAATTATGGCAAATGCTGTAATTAATAGCTCTGCTAAAATAGAGGCTCATTGTATAATCAACACATCAAGTATTATTGAACATGATAATCATATTGAGAGCTTTGTTCATATTTCTCCCAATACTGTTTTAGCAGGTAATGTTAAAGTAGGGAGAAAAAGCTGGATTGGTATGGGGAGTTCTGTTATTCAGGGTATTAATATTGGTGAAAATGTTAAAATTGGTGCAGGTAGTGTTGTCTTAAATGATATAAAAGATAATGTTACAGCTTATGGAATTCCATGTAGGGAGAGATATTGA
- the neuB gene encoding N-acetylneuraminate synthase: MNTFIIAEAGVNHNGSIELAKKLIDKADWAGVDAVKFQTFTADKLASKTAKKADYQNKTTPEKSQYEMLKKLELKTKDFQLLKDYCDQKGIQFMSSPFDLDSIDLLNEIGLDIWKIPSGEITNYPYLEKIAQLKQKIIMSTGMANLSEIEAALDLLKQNGSKDITVLHCNTEYPTPMRDVNLRAMLTIKEAFKVDVGYSDHTKGIEVPTAAVTLGAGVIEKHFTLDNSMAGPDHKASLEPEELKNMVDAIRNIENALGNGIKKPSKSESKNKDIARKSIVASKDIEKGELFTEANLTIKRPGNGINPMRWPNILGKKAKRDFTFDELIEL, from the coding sequence ATGAACACTTTTATAATTGCTGAAGCTGGTGTTAATCATAATGGTAGTATTGAATTAGCAAAGAAATTAATAGATAAAGCTGACTGGGCTGGTGTGGATGCTGTTAAGTTTCAAACTTTTACTGCTGATAAATTGGCATCAAAAACAGCTAAAAAGGCTGATTATCAAAATAAAACAACACCCGAAAAAAGCCAGTATGAAATGCTGAAAAAATTAGAACTTAAAACTAAAGATTTTCAACTTTTAAAAGACTATTGTGATCAAAAGGGAATTCAATTTATGTCATCTCCTTTTGATCTTGACAGCATAGATTTATTAAATGAAATTGGATTAGATATCTGGAAAATTCCGTCTGGTGAAATAACAAATTATCCTTATCTTGAGAAAATTGCCCAACTTAAACAAAAAATTATTATGTCAACTGGGATGGCTAATTTATCTGAAATTGAAGCAGCGTTAGATTTATTAAAGCAAAATGGATCAAAGGATATTACAGTTTTGCATTGCAATACTGAATATCCAACTCCAATGAGGGATGTTAATTTAAGGGCAATGTTAACCATTAAAGAAGCTTTTAAAGTTGATGTTGGATATTCTGACCATACTAAAGGGATTGAAGTTCCAACGGCTGCAGTAACATTAGGTGCAGGGGTTATTGAAAAGCATTTTACTCTTGATAATTCTATGGCGGGTCCAGATCATAAAGCAAGTTTAGAGCCAGAAGAATTAAAAAATATGGTTGATGCGATTAGAAATATTGAAAATGCTCTTGGTAATGGAATTAAAAAGCCTTCTAAATCTGAATCTAAAAACAAGGATATAGCTCGAAAAAGTATAGTGGCATCTAAAGATATTGAAAAAGGGGAATTATTTACTGAGGCTAATTTAACTATAAAAAGACCTGGTAATGGAATTAACCCCATGCGGTGGCCTAATATTTTAGGTAAAAAAGCAAAACGAGACTTCACTTTTGATGAGTTGATTGAATTATGA
- the neuC gene encoding UDP-N-acetylglucosamine 2-epimerase, translating into MTKKKICVVTGTRAEYGLLRPIIKKIDENPDFKLQLIVTGMHLSPEFGLTYKNIESDGFQIDEKVEILLSSDTSVGVSKSMGLALISFSESYQRLNPDLIIILGDRYETFSAAAAASVGNIPLAHLHGGELTEGAFDDSFRHSMTKMSYLHFTSTEEYRKRVIQLGENPERVFNVGALGVENILNSDLLSKKELEKELNISLSKKYILIVFHPVTLENKTAKHNFKELLKVVDKYDKNISKVFIKGNSDTDGRIINQMIDNYVSEKNNSYAFSSLSTENYLSLLKNTFALIGNSSSGIIEAPSLNTPSINIGDRQKGRIRAESVFDCQNEKNDILSALKKIDDYYLKNNFDKINNPYEKENTSAEIMRVIEEFILNNKIDLKKKFYDIEVEI; encoded by the coding sequence ATGACCAAAAAGAAAATATGTGTGGTAACTGGAACCAGAGCCGAATACGGTCTTTTGAGACCAATTATTAAGAAAATTGATGAGAATCCAGACTTCAAATTACAATTAATTGTTACTGGAATGCATTTATCACCTGAGTTTGGACTTACATATAAAAATATAGAATCTGATGGATTTCAGATTGATGAAAAAGTTGAAATTTTATTAAGTTCTGATACTTCTGTTGGGGTAAGTAAATCAATGGGATTGGCTTTGATTAGTTTTTCAGAATCTTATCAAAGATTAAATCCTGATTTAATTATTATTCTTGGTGACAGGTATGAGACTTTCTCTGCTGCGGCAGCTGCTTCAGTCGGTAATATACCTTTGGCTCATTTACATGGTGGAGAACTTACTGAAGGTGCTTTTGATGATTCTTTTCGTCACAGTATGACCAAAATGAGTTATTTACATTTTACTTCAACTGAAGAATATAGAAAGAGGGTTATTCAACTTGGAGAAAATCCAGAAAGAGTTTTTAATGTAGGTGCTCTTGGTGTGGAAAATATTTTAAATTCAGATTTATTATCTAAAAAAGAACTTGAAAAAGAATTAAATATAAGTTTAAGCAAAAAATATATATTAATTGTTTTTCATCCTGTTACTTTAGAAAATAAGACTGCCAAACATAATTTTAAAGAATTATTAAAAGTAGTTGATAAATATGATAAAAATATTTCCAAAGTTTTTATTAAAGGTAATTCTGATACTGATGGTAGAATTATTAACCAGATGATTGATAATTATGTTAGTGAAAAAAACAATTCATATGCATTTTCTTCTTTAAGCACCGAAAATTACTTGAGTCTATTAAAAAATACTTTTGCTCTAATAGGTAATTCTTCAAGTGGGATTATAGAAGCGCCAAGTCTAAATACTCCATCAATAAATATTGGGGATCGTCAAAAAGGGAGAATTAGAGCTGAATCAGTTTTTGATTGTCAAAATGAGAAGAATGATATTTTATCGGCATTAAAAAAAATAGATGATTATTATTTAAAAAATAATTTTGATAAAATAAACAATCCTTATGAGAAGGAAAATACTTCTGCTGAAATAATGAGAGTTATTGAAGAATTTATATTAAATAATAAGATAGATTTAAAAAAGAAATTTTATGATATTGAGGTTGAAATATAA
- a CDS encoding cytidylyltransferase domain-containing protein, which translates to MQDKILAIIPARSGSKGLKDKNIKNLNGKPMINYTIETALESKIFSNIIVSTDSEKYAEISEKAGAEVPFIRPQRLATDESATSDVVLHAIDKMQQKNGEYNYFMLLQPTSPLRTVENIKGAYSLLKEKDANSIVGVCKTDHNPLWSNTLDESLSMDNFLNHKENIRRQDLPTYYRLNGAIYLAEVDYYKKYNDFYFNNSYAYIMSKRESIDVDDIIDFKLASLILNKIRK; encoded by the coding sequence ATGCAAGATAAAATTCTAGCAATCATTCCTGCAAGGAGTGGATCTAAAGGCTTAAAAGATAAAAATATTAAAAATCTTAATGGAAAGCCAATGATAAATTATACAATTGAAACTGCATTGGAAAGTAAAATATTTTCTAATATTATTGTGTCAACTGATTCTGAAAAATATGCTGAAATTTCTGAAAAAGCTGGAGCTGAAGTTCCTTTTATTAGGCCCCAAAGACTAGCAACTGATGAATCTGCAACTTCCGACGTTGTTTTACATGCTATAGATAAAATGCAACAAAAAAATGGGGAATATAACTATTTTATGTTATTACAGCCTACTTCACCACTTAGAACAGTTGAGAATATTAAAGGGGCTTATTCTTTGTTGAAGGAGAAAGATGCTAATTCAATAGTGGGTGTTTGTAAGACCGATCACAATCCTTTATGGAGTAATACTTTAGATGAATCATTATCAATGGATAATTTTTTAAATCATAAAGAAAACATAAGAAGACAGGATTTGCCTACTTATTATAGACTGAATGGAGCTATTTATTTAGCTGAAGTTGACTACTATAAAAAGTATAATGATTTTTATTTTAATAACTCTTATGCATACATCATGAGTAAAAGAGAATCTATTGATGTTGATGATATTATAGATTTTAAATTAGCTAGTTTAATTTTAAATAAAATTAGAAAATAA
- a CDS encoding N-acetyl sugar amidotransferase, whose protein sequence is MRYCKKCVMPDTRPGIHFNEDGVCQACVNYEKRKQIDWNKRWEELKEVTNRYKNKDGNDYDCIIAVSGGKDSHFQTYIMKEKLGMNPLLISVEDNFPMTEAGEHNIKNISESFGCDIISLKPNIKNQKKVTRYMFEEYGKPTWYIDRLIYTYPLHMAIKFDIPFIIYGENVSYEYGGNQKDETPSAINQIYNGVAEEIPWKELINLGIDEKSLNLLKAPDKEDIKKAELNPIYLSYYIKWNSLKNYNIAKKYGFKDLTHEWDRTHHIENFDQIDSRAYLVHPWLKYPKFGHQFATDFASRLVRYGMINREKAIELVKKHDHNLDPKTVEDFIEFAGYSRKEFWEIVDKFYNKDLFRKNDLGSWELKNPIWNE, encoded by the coding sequence ATGAGATACTGCAAAAAATGTGTAATGCCTGATACTAGACCAGGTATTCATTTTAATGAAGATGGTGTTTGTCAAGCATGTGTTAATTATGAAAAAAGAAAGCAAATCGATTGGAATAAGCGCTGGGAAGAATTGAAGGAAGTTACCAATAGATATAAAAATAAAGATGGTAATGATTATGATTGCATAATTGCGGTGAGTGGCGGTAAAGATAGTCATTTTCAAACATATATCATGAAAGAAAAACTAGGTATGAATCCGTTGTTAATTTCTGTAGAAGATAATTTTCCAATGACTGAAGCTGGTGAACATAATATTAAAAACATATCAGAGAGCTTTGGTTGTGATATTATTAGTTTAAAACCAAATATTAAAAATCAAAAAAAAGTAACTCGCTATATGTTTGAAGAGTATGGGAAACCAACATGGTATATTGATAGATTAATATATACTTATCCTTTACATATGGCTATAAAATTTGATATACCTTTTATTATATATGGAGAAAATGTAAGTTATGAATATGGGGGCAACCAAAAAGATGAAACTCCTTCTGCGATAAATCAAATATATAATGGTGTTGCTGAAGAAATCCCATGGAAGGAATTAATTAATTTAGGTATAGATGAAAAGTCTTTAAATTTATTGAAAGCACCTGATAAAGAAGACATTAAAAAAGCTGAATTGAATCCTATATATTTAAGTTATTATATTAAATGGAATAGCTTAAAAAATTATAACATTGCTAAAAAATATGGATTTAAAGATTTAACACATGAATGGGATAGAACACATCATATTGAAAATTTTGATCAGATAGATAGTAGGGCATATTTAGTTCATCCATGGTTAAAATATCCAAAGTTTGGACATCAATTTGCAACTGATTTTGCTTCTAGATTAGTAAGATATGGCATGATAAATCGTGAGAAAGCAATTGAATTGGTTAAGAAACATGATCATAATTTAGATCCTAAGACTGTTGAAGATTTTATTGAATTTGCTGGATACTCAAGAAAAGAATTTTGGGAGATAGTTGATAAATTTTATAATAAAGATTTATTTCGAAAAAATGATTTAGGTAGCTGGGAATTAAAAAACCCAATTTGGAATGAATAG
- a CDS encoding oligosaccharide flippase family protein, with the protein MKIYKKNILVFLKKIIGIENIEFIKHAKNYMTATFFTKALGFISVPIFTRLLTPDEYGILAIFTSVISISTILLGLNFHGAVNRYYHEENKEFGEFISSNILFLLFFNIISLYLINLYKNEISSLIKIEVNIFIIAIIIAIFNIPIKIFLSYLQTSKQSDKYSLISVSKSVLILIISIVWVYLLSDQKYFGKIYGYLVVSGIGFIIAVIYFIKLGKPKFKFKYVKYSLVFGIPLIPHSLSGFILSYFDRIAINQLTGSLDTGLYSFAYNIGMIMNVVVMAMNKAWLPIFYHNLKENNFKEIDELAVTYSKYIFMAAISLILFSREIVIILADERYYSALKIVPVIIISFVFVFLYTLFGNYSFYRKKTLLISTATLLAGLINIGLNYWLIPKFGYVAAAYTTLISYMILFIFHYINSKFIIKENVINLKNILIDFVILLFIIGLYLFLFNFINNFAILLIIKLIIFAIVLYYFVIKSN; encoded by the coding sequence ATGAAAATATATAAGAAAAATATTTTGGTTTTTTTAAAAAAAATAATTGGCATTGAAAATATTGAGTTTATTAAGCATGCTAAAAATTATATGACAGCTACTTTTTTTACTAAAGCATTAGGTTTTATTTCAGTGCCGATTTTTACTCGTTTGTTAACTCCTGATGAATATGGAATATTAGCTATATTTACTTCCGTAATATCTATTTCAACTATATTATTAGGATTGAATTTTCATGGAGCTGTTAATAGATATTATCACGAAGAAAATAAGGAATTTGGTGAATTTATAAGTAGTAATATTTTGTTTTTATTATTTTTTAATATAATTTCTTTATACTTAATTAATTTATATAAAAACGAAATTTCATCTTTAATAAAAATAGAAGTTAATATTTTTATTATTGCTATTATTATTGCGATTTTTAATATACCTATTAAAATATTTTTGTCATATTTACAGACAAGTAAACAGAGTGATAAATATTCATTAATATCAGTTAGTAAAAGCGTATTAATACTTATCATTTCAATTGTTTGGGTTTATTTACTTTCTGACCAAAAATATTTTGGTAAGATATATGGATACTTAGTTGTTAGTGGAATTGGATTTATAATCGCTGTTATTTATTTTATTAAATTAGGTAAACCAAAATTTAAATTTAAATATGTCAAATATTCTTTGGTGTTTGGTATACCTTTAATACCACATTCATTATCAGGTTTCATACTTTCTTATTTTGATAGGATTGCCATTAATCAGTTAACTGGTTCTTTAGATACAGGACTTTATTCTTTTGCTTATAATATAGGTATGATTATGAATGTAGTTGTTATGGCAATGAATAAAGCCTGGTTACCTATTTTCTATCATAATTTAAAGGAAAATAATTTTAAGGAAATAGATGAATTGGCGGTTACTTATTCGAAATATATTTTTATGGCAGCAATTTCATTGATTTTATTTTCAAGAGAAATTGTAATAATACTTGCTGATGAAAGATATTATAGTGCTTTGAAAATAGTTCCAGTAATTATTATAAGTTTTGTATTTGTGTTTTTATATACTTTATTTGGTAATTATTCTTTTTATAGAAAAAAAACTTTATTAATATCTACTGCAACTTTATTGGCTGGATTAATAAATATTGGATTGAATTACTGGTTAATCCCTAAATTCGGTTATGTTGCTGCAGCGTATACTACTCTTATATCTTATATGATTCTATTTATTTTTCATTATATTAATTCGAAGTTTATTATTAAAGAAAATGTTATTAACTTAAAAAATATTTTAATTGATTTTGTTATTCTTTTATTTATTATTGGGTTATATTTATTCTTGTTTAATTTCATAAATAATTTTGCTATTTTACTTATAATAAAGCTAATAATCTTTGCTATTGTATTATATTATTTTGTAATTAAAAGTAATTAG
- a CDS encoding acyltransferase produces the protein MIKILFFFARKIKSALRKLMKKYYNFRVKITARAVGDHLKVNFYSNVSKNTILGNNVNFNGMSISGGGQVRIGNNFHSGKECLMITQIHNYDHGDKIPYDDTYICKDVLIKDNVWLGSRVVILGGVTIGEGAIIQAGSVVVSDIPDYAIAGGHPAKVFKYRDKEHYDKLKHAEKFH, from the coding sequence ATGATAAAAATATTGTTTTTTTTCGCAAGAAAAATTAAAAGTGCTTTAAGAAAGTTGATGAAAAAATATTATAATTTTAGAGTGAAAATAACTGCTAGAGCAGTTGGTGATCATCTTAAAGTGAATTTTTATTCTAATGTAAGTAAAAATACTATTTTAGGTAATAATGTTAATTTTAATGGCATGAGCATTTCCGGAGGAGGGCAAGTTAGAATAGGCAATAATTTTCATTCCGGAAAAGAATGTTTAATGATAACACAGATTCATAATTATGATCATGGAGATAAAATTCCATATGATGATACATATATTTGCAAAGATGTTTTGATTAAGGATAATGTTTGGTTGGGGAGTCGGGTTGTTATATTAGGAGGAGTTACTATTGGTGAAGGTGCAATTATTCAGGCAGGAAGTGTTGTAGTATCTGACATTCCTGATTATGCTATTGCTGGAGGCCATCCTGCTAAAGTCTTTAAATATAGAGATAAAGAACATTATGATAAATTAAAACACGCAGAGAAATTTCATTAG